Genomic segment of Cyprinus carpio isolate SPL01 chromosome A13, ASM1834038v1, whole genome shotgun sequence:
AGACCATATCTCTCTCTGTATTTCCTCCAGATCATTGGCTGGTGGTATAGTGTGAGGACATCGGCCTCTCACAGCAGTGCTAGCGGGCACACAGGTCGCAGTAATGGCCAGACAGAGGTTGCAGCACATGCGTGTGCCAGCATGTGTGATGAAATGGTTGTTTTATGGAGACTGGCAGTGCTCGACCCTACCATGAGTCCCCAGAGGTGAGCAAGTTGGAGGAGCTAGTTAGACTCTAAAGAACTAGTGATTCATGTTTGTTGTGACTTTGATCTAGATTACCTTGACTTAAAGATTTGTGGCTGTATTTGTCACCACTTAGGTAGGGTAATATTCTTTCGCTTGTCTATTTGTGACCCTTCAGGCGTTTGGAGCTTGCTGCCCAGCTAAAGCTATGGCACCTGAAGGTAATAGAGATCGTGAAACGGGGGCAGCACCGCAAGTCTCTTGACAAACTCTTCCAGGGCTTCAAACCAGCTGTGGAGTGCTGCTACTTCAACTGGGAAGTGGCCTACCCTTTACCTGGCATCACCTATTGTGGCGCAGATAAGAAAAACGCCTCATTTTGTTGGGTCAGGACGGTGCAGCAGCAGCGGGGCGCTAAAGCTGGGACCAGTGGGGAACCAGGAGAAGGAGCTCGCGGTGGAACGTCAGAAGGTACTTCCTCTGAACAAAAGTCACGGTGCAACTCTCATCTTCCCCAGCAGGAGGTGGCTGTCCGCCCTAAGGAGACCATTGTGAGCAAGAGGAAAGGAGTGTCAGGTGTGAATAGTGGAGGCGTGCTGGTTTGTCTGGGTGGAAGGGTCTCTATCTCACTTCAGGAGGGAGGTAAAGGCATGCATAAAGCTAGTAGCTCCTCCCAAACAGCTGGTAGTAAGACCAAGCTTATACAGAGCAACAAGGGTTCATGTGGAAGTTCGAGTGGCGTCAGCGGGAAGCACCCCAGCGCTAAACGGCGAACTAGCAGTGAAGACAGCTCTCTAGAGCCTGACATGGCAGAGCTGAGTCTGGATGATGGTTCCAGTCTGGCGCTTGGAGCGGAGGCCTCTAACACCTTTGATttcctgcctcctccaccagAGATGTTGCCCTCACCCAGTCCTCTTCTCCGAGAGCCACTCAAATACAGTGGTAATGCTTCAAAAGAGCGTGCATATGAGACAAAACGTGTGCTGCCCTCTGCTGCTGATGCCCATGCCTGCTCCATTGCAATTCCAGTAGTGGTAGCTATGGAGAAAAAGGTGGAAGTGGAGGCAGATCTGGATGAGAACGCAGGAGATGAGGACCCCGTAGATGATACTCGGCCCTCTGCAGCGCTCCCCGGCAAGGCTCAGCAGGGCCGCAGAGAGGGAGATGGAAGCGTTGTTTCAGGGGTCTCAGGGCCTCAGGCAGCTGAGGCAGCAGCAGGAGCAGATGCTGTGTGTGAAGATGACTATCAAGCGTATTACCTTAGTGCCGCATCAGAAGAGGGAGCAGATAGAGGGGTAGCAGACAGCAACCATGAAGAAGAGCCAGACATCTTTGCCGGGATTAAACCTCTGGAGCAGGAGGGTAGGATGGaggtgaatcatttttttttttttctcaaacacatAATGTGCTGAAAAGTATGAATTAACACTCAGTGAGAGCTAAATGTAACCATGTATCttcttaataacttttttctcagtggaaaatgtttttactttatctGGGATgcataaataaaagttataatttataattacatttatatgttttaaacacaagtttgtttttttgttttgatgttttgctaATTTTagaccacaattttttttttattgtttacatttttcttttattcagatttaattgCGCtgaattttaaaaggttttcaaTGGTAAAATGGTGTGTTGCAGATCCTTTTTGCCTGTGTGGAGGCTCTCTATGCTCATGGCTATAGTAATGAAGCGTGCCGACTGGCTGTTGATCTTGCTCGAGATCTGCTGGCTAACCCTCCTGACCTGAAGGTGGAGCAGCCGCAGACAAAGGTAGTGAAACAGCCTTTTTCAGAGTTTTCTCAGAGGTTTCAGCTGTGACGTACAATCATGCTTGTGCTCACCTTTGAAAATGAATCTCTTCCTGTCTTGTTTAGGGTAAAAAGAGTAAGGTGTCGACCAGTAAACAGACTCAGGTGGCCACTAACACCCTGTCTAAAGTAGCCTTCCTGCTGACTGTGTTGAGTGAGAGGCTGGAACTCCATAACCTGGCATTCAACACTGGCATGTTCTCCCTGGAGCTGCAGAGACCGCCGGCTTCTACTAAAGCTCTGGAGGTAAAGCAGAAGTTGTGTTCATCCCCTTAAACTGGTGATCTGCTAGTATGACAGTTCAGTTTCTTGTTGCGGATGTGACTGGTTTGGCCGATATAGGAAGTCTCTAATATCATAAGCCcattaacattagtaaatgagaCACAAATTTACACTTTGAAACTGACACCACAAACTAAAAATGCATTGTAATGTTTTGATGCCTGATGTCCAGTGAAGTATTTTGAGTGCCATAATTCTGAGTCCCTGTGTTCTTATGTTAGGTGAAGCTGGCATATCAGGAGTCAGAGGTGGTGGCTCTGCTGAAGAAGATTCCTCTGGGTCTTGTAGAAATGACTTCCATAAGGGACCGAGCAGAGCAGCTCCGTGATGGAAACTTCTGCGACTATCGTCCGGTTCTGCCCCTCATGCTGGCAAGCTTCATATTTGACGTACTCTGCACCCCTGGTAAGTCGCACATCTACCCTttctcacaatttaaaaaatgttctttaaaagcCCCAAAATCCCCATGctcatttttcatatatatatatatatttttttcctttcacttgCCTGTTGCAGTGGTCTCTCCCACGGGCTCTCGACCTCCTAGTAGGAACCGTAACAATGAGATGCCTGGTGATGAGGAGCTGGGATTTGAGGCAGCTGTAGCAGCTCTTGGTAAGAATCAATTTATGTTAAGAAgaacaaaagcataaaaacaaccAGCACTTATGTGTTTTGTTAAAGatattctctttctttttgtgtttcaatTGTCTCTCCTTTTCttatcatctttttattttttaattttttttttttttaggtatgaaGACAACGGTCAGTGAGGCAGAGCATCCTCTGCTGTGTGAAGGGACACGGAGAGAGAAAGGAGACCTGGCTCTAGCACTGATGATCACCTATAAAGATGACCAAAGCAAGCTTAAAAAGGCAAGTGTTTTGACGTTATAcatgcaatatacagtacatcagCTAAAGTTACAGTCTTCTGAAGCAATGTGAACGGACTGGaatataaactaccattcaaaagtttaaggttaagattttaaaaaatgtcttaccaGCTTACCAGGGCtgctttaatttgatcaaaattacagtaaatcaggaaaattgtaaaatattattacagtttaaaataacggttttatattttaaaatgaaatttattcctctgatggcaaagttgaattatCACCTGCCATTACTCTTTgattaaagtttttgtattttaaaatgaaatttattcggGTGCTGAGGGGGGGAGAGAGATAAATAAGATGTAAGTTGAATTATCACCTGCCATTACTCACTCCAGTATTAAATACTGaataaaactgttcattttcttaaaaatatcttactgacttttgaatgtacgtaattttattattgttagatttttttttatggtatcaTGTTTAAAATGCAGGGAATGCCTGTTCAAATTGTTTGATTTCATCTTTGTGTAGATTCTGGACAAGCTCCTGGATCGTGAGAGCCAGACCCATAAGCCTCAGACTCTGAGCTCCTTTTACTCAAGCAAACCAGCCACGAGCAGTCAAAAGAGCCCATCCAAACACGCCACTCATGGTGCCAGCGGAGCCACGGGAGGAGTGTCAAAGCACACCCCTGCtgcaacatcatcatcatctgtgcAGGGCGTGACCGGCGGGGGAGCGGCAGGGCAGCAGGGCACTTTAGTGGGTAGTGGAGTTCAGAGTGCAGTGACCGGAGAGGGCATCGCTGACAACAGAGATCAAGGTGAACCACATCCCCCAAAAAAGTATTATGAGTAGACACTTAAATTTCAGAGGGAAATTTACTGCTGAAATGTTATTGTCTTGGGTCCTTGTGGAGTTGGTAGTGACCCAGTTTAATTTTATCTCACTCGTACTACTTGTTTTGGCAGAGGGTGCGCAGTCGACCTCCTGTGAGCAGCAGAGTGAAGCTGCGCCCTTCAAGCCTGAGGGCACTGTGCCCAGTCGTTTGGCACTGGGGGGTCGCGGGGCATACGGCACGCGCTGCTGGGGATCACCTGTACGgcagaaaaagaaacacactgGTGAGAGACAGTGGGTTTGTTACTTAGACAGAAGAGTACATTTGATGCAGCACCtgtgttctttatttttgtcACAACAGGTCAAAAATCAGTgcaaaaaatcatacaaatttatCCCTTATTTACCCGCTAGCCTTTAAAAATAGTGTGgggcaatgattaatcgcatccaaaataaaagtttttgtttgcataatatatgtatgtgttctgtgtgtatttattgtgtatataaatacacacacatgcatgctgatttcagaaaaatatattatttttatatttgaaatagatttatatataatataaattatatgaatataaatatatacattgtaaatacatgtaaatattttcaaaatatatactatgtgtatatgtgtgtgtatttatatacgcataataaatatacacagaacacacacatatattatgtaaacaaaaacttttattttggatacgattagtTGTTGCCCtgcactattttaaaataattgtgatgttttcaaatataatacagggctcgcaaaatcgctaACCTGACGTCCCAGGGCAATTGTGTTGtccagtcggttatgtcttaagtgaacgtatacagtggagaaaggggcagcagcctttaaataccTGGTGTTCCATTAGTGCCTGTCTAAGAGAAACATTTGCGTCTCATTCACAAATCAGACCATTTTGATTTTGCTTAGATTATACAatccaaataacatgtatttagcatcttttttggaTCGGAATTCAAATGGTTGCCTCTGATTTCAAATAGAGCACagtaggggtgtaagaaaatatcgatacgCATGAGTATCGCGATATTTTttttggcgatactgtatcgattctcaaaaacggaatatcgatatttaaaaaaaaaaatcatataagattcatggcagttgtttcgttttgagtttacATTCCAACTGCTAGATGACAGTCTACATCTCTGAACAACAGTGAGAGTAACAGGAAATACTAGCATGAGGGCACGTCACTAATGTTAGCATTAATATCGCTATTCGCTGCTTGTAATGGAGGATGAAAGAATTGTCCCTGTTCCTGGttcggtgtacaaagctgaagtgtgctgtcatttgggcttttgtggtaaCGTCCACCGCGGGACTGTGGTGAGGGCGCCGCCTCGGTCCTGCTGCGTCCCGTGTGAAGATAAGCATCTGCGGGGTGGGTCGAGGTTGGCGGTAGGGGCGCGGCGTGGCGTGGCTGCAGCTGTTTCTCATTTTGGTGGTGTTTTGTGCAGTTGACGTGGCGCTCGTGTCGCGGTTTCGGTGATTCCATccagaacataaatacaaaatgaaaaacctgGGAAATCCAAGTGGAAATGTTCgacatctgtatttatttgattgttttacaattgttttgttttctttaggaatcctGTAAGcgcttttttattgatattaagcagatctaattttttgttcagatcaaaatgtgATGACATTGTATGTCACAATTGTACTTGTGTACCTACCCTTTACTCGTACTGCACAAAAATTGGTTCAATAACcttgaatgttacagggactgattattgcaaatgcagatcccactgtgttctggttaaataatttttatttacttattgctaatgtttgcatatggtggtgtgttctaacaacatacagaactaccaaattttgctgtaagtgttcatcatctgtttgattatgtctttaattgatttttccgtacatttctgccatatgcacaaaAACTGACAGTAACCACTGATAAGcgactactaaatattgtagaaacttaattttctgtaaagttgctttgcagcgatttgtattgtaaaaaccgctatacaaataaacttgcattgaattatgttcttaatgacagctttcctaaaaatatatcatattcctaaaataagaaatatcccaatatatcgccttgctgACAGTATCGCAATGTATCACAATATATCGTATCGCAATccctgtatcgtgatacgtatcgtattgccagattcttggcaatacacagccctagagcacagacaaagcctttgtttaatatgaagagatttcgtttagttgtataatttttttgtttgttttgggatttgttttaaaatttcttgttagttttattatttaacatttcaatttcacatagaaatatgcagcattttgtctgaaaaataataaaaggacaccttttcatttataatttgtattctcattttgtaaaaaaaatttatatataaataaattgtaagaaaattgtatggtgtaatctgtattgtgaattttatcacatcgtaagtttattgaattgttacatcccaatatgctactagtttttttgctgatcatgctgatttCTCTACAGTAAAATTCAGccgatgtctttttttattcggattagtttaattaattttgggctaccaaaacctgaagaatgcctggacgaagggctaccagggattttgaaattttcaagccctgtaatatattattttatggatattacaaatttatttgctttattatttttaaccttGCTTAAAGAAATTTGAGACTGTGAAAGGGTCATgtttcttttgacttgttttctcaGGCATGGCAAGCATTGACAGCAGTGCTCCAGAGACCACCTCAGATAGCTCTCCTACTCTCAGTCGACGCCCATTCCGAGGTGGTTGGACCGCAGCTTCCTGGGGGAGAGGCCAGGACAGTGACAGCATTAGCAGCTCTTCTTCTGATTCACTTGGCTCATCATCATCCAGCGGCTCACGCAGAGCTGGAGGAGGAGCCAGAGCCAAGAGTACCGACACCAGCAGGTGAGACAAGCCTTTGCCCCTTTTACCCTCATTGCCTCTTTTGAGGATTTGGTCTCATTTTTTGGGTGCTTGTACATCAGTATCTCTTTTTGAGGCCTCAGCAAACAATTAAATCTCTAATTCAGTAGCTGTTGATTGACTGAATCAGTTATTTTACTTCAGAGCCAAAACAGATTCTTTGATCCTCTATGTCTACAGTTTGTCACACATTGCCTCTTTCTCTCTTAGGTACAAAGGTCGCCGGCCTGAAAGCCATGCTCCACATGTGCCCAACCAGCCATCTGAGGCAGCTGCTCATTTTTACTTTGAGCTGGCCAAGACTGTGCTGATTAAAGCTGGTGGAAACAGCTCCACATCCATTTTCACTCAACCCTCTGCCAGCGGAGGCCATCAAGGGCCCCACCGCAACCTGCATCTGTGTGCCTTTGAAATCGGCCTGTATGCCCTCGGCCTGCATAATTTTGTGTCTCCAAACTGGCTGTCAAGGACGTATTCCTCACATGTATCCTGGATTACAGGTGAGAGATGATTACATAATCTGCAGGAATCACAAACTTCAATATGATTTATTACTCTCCCATTGAAATGCTAATGTAATCTTTAAAATTCAGAAACCTGGCTTCAGGGTATCAATTCAGAGTGAAAGTGTACTATAATACTGAACTTCAGTATATTAAAAATGGATGGATAGGTAGATGGATATGGGTGGATTGAGATGGTTATATGGATAGAAATGAATGACTAGATATGGGTAGATAAATGGAGTGGTATATAGTTATAGGTGTATggatatacactgctgttcaaaagtttgggatcagtaagaattGTAATGCGTTTTAAAGatgtctcttctgttcatcatgGCTGCGTTCATTTgactaaaaatacagaaaaaactgtaatattgtaaaatattactaccatttaaaatactggttttctgttttaatatactttaaaatataatttatttctgttatgcaatgctgaatttttcatcagccattacacTCATTTCTACATCATGCTGTCCTAGAGCTGAATAAGGtacatgtaaaatgaaaactttttttttattctattgtatttactGTCTATGTCTATagtgaattgttttgtttgtaaacatTCTGTTGTGCAAGAAAAATTTCAAACAATGttcagtttaacacatccttgctgaataaaagcattaattactTTCGATAAATAAATTtcttactccaaacttttgaacggtaatatatgtggttacaaaagatttctattttgagtaaatgctgttcttttgaatgttttattcataaaagaatcctgaaaaaagtatcacaggttccaaaaaaaaaaaataggaagcagcaaaactgtttctaataatgatattaaatcagcatattagaatgatttctgaaggatcatgtgagactgaagactggagtcatgatgctgaaaattcagctttgatcacagcaataaatttatattttaaaatatattaaaatagaaaaccatttttttaaattgcaataatatttcacagtattactgttttttttttttttttttggtgggaaatgctgttttttttttttttttatttttttttgtttttttttcaggggagGGGATGTGGATTTTGGGAGTGCTGCCCTCAACATCCTGGTGGAATGCTGGGATGGGCACCTCACGCCTCCGGAGGTGGCGTCACTCGCAGACCGCGCATCACGAGCACGGGATCCCAACATGGTGCGAGCCGCGGCAGAGCTGGCTTTGAGCTGCTTGCCTCACGCTCACGCCCTCAACCCCAACGAGATTCAGAGAGCCCTGGTGCAGTGCAAGGAGCAGGTATTGTCCAGCAAAGCCTACATTCGTTGTACATCATAATCCACACATTTTTACTCTAATGATATCATAATCATCTGCTTGTTGCCTTTAGAGAACACATTTCTGCATTGTTCTCTTTTCAGGATAATGTGATGCTGGAGAAAGCTTGCATGGCAGTTGAGGAGGCTGCAAAGGGAGGCGGTGTTTATCCTGAGGTCTTGTTTGAGGTGGCTCACCAGTGGTATTGGCTATACGAGCAAACAGTGGGTGGAGGCTCTGGGGCCCAGCGAGAGGGGTCCGGCCGCTGTAGGGCCAATGGTGGAGCAGGGAGAACGCCACCTGAGGGAAGCTGTGGTATCCTGGATAACACTGGAGCCATGGATCCATCAGGTGTTGCAGCTGTAACTACAACAGTGACAGCAGCCGCCGTAGTACCTGTCATTTCTGTTGGCTCCACCATCTACCAGTCACACGCACTGCCTGGCTCAGCCATGGGACACGCGCAAGGCCTGCATCCCTACACCACTATCCAAACCCATCTGCCTACCGTCTGCACCCCGCAGTACCTGGGCCACCCCCTTCAGCACATTCCCCGTCCTGCTGTCTTCCCTGTGTCTGGGGCGGCCTACCCACAAGTATGAGCTCTCTTTCTTTCCTTGTGATATGATTTATGGGTTTCAATTATCTGTGcttagaatttttatttcagtctgtaGAATTATTTGTCTGCATTTAACTGAAGGTGATAAATACTAAACTTGAGCGCTAATGCAGACTCTTACTTGGCAGTCAGTTATGCATAGCACAACATTCCTGGCAGAATATAAATGGAGAGAGACTCCTACcagtttgtttatatgtttatgaTGATCTTTACAACTGTTCCCTTGGATTAACTTAATTTTGTGGCTTTTAATTTTCTGACGGCAGGTATATGACTCGAGGAAGGCGTATCAAAGTGGTTTTAAGAGCGTCTGTTTCTCTTCTCAGGGAATGCACCCTGCTTTTATTGGTGCTCAGTACCCATTCTCTGTGGCCACTGGCCCTCATCCTCCTATGGCAGCGACCGCTGTCACTTTCCCTGGAGTTCCAATGCCGTCCATGACTCAGATCGCTGTCCACCCGTACCATACCGCAGAGGCTCTTAGCACTACTGTGGCAGGTAAGGACGACAAGTTAGATTTCAATTTCAtcttaacattaacaattaataatataatcaaatgttATTTAGATGAATGCCGAATAAATGCAAGGTTTTTGACTTTTGCAGCAATTTGCCAGAAATGAATATCTAGTACTTTCATCCGATGTAATTGGAATGATTTGGAATTGCATGACAGTGCCAAATCAGAATAACGGTTTTATTCTATGTAAGGGTGGTTCTTCACAGTGGctgccatgttgagatcacatgaccaactGTAAAAATTCATTATATCTCAGAAAGCTTTGAATGTTTGGTATTGATccacaaaaaaattctaaaccaGTGGACCATTATCAGACTGTGATGTGTTTCTACAATTATTGATATCAAAAATctactgaagtttttttttttttattaaatcaatatacATTGTAACTGAGAAGTAGTTAACACTGCTGCTGctgagtgttttttaatacagtgGCTGAAGGGGTGATggcaaatttgacatctttcagtaaccacacacacacaaaaagttggTTTTAGTGTGGATTTTGTAATTTCCTCTGAATCTTGAGCACTGAGGGCCTTCTGTAATAGGACAGGTCACAGTCTAAGAGACTTGATGTCACAACTTGCTAGTAAAAATGGCCTTTGCATGATAGAATAATcagtgaaaaaatattaaaattcatcaGGAATCATTTTACAATTGGGTTGTGACTCCTTGAATCGAAATTGTATCTAATTATGGTATTCCCAAGATTCCCAATCCTAATTATCAGACACTTTCAGTTGTGGAATAATAAATCAGTTATTATTTACTCATGGGTGGCAAATATTACATG
This window contains:
- the LOC109069407 gene encoding zinc finger SWIM domain-containing protein 8-like, with protein sequence MELMFAEWEDGERFSFEDSDRFEEDSLCSFISEAESLCQNWRGWRKQSAGPNSPTVKIKDGQVIPLVELSAKQVAFHIPFEVVEKVYPPVPEQLQLRIAYWSFPENEEDIRLYSCLANGSPDEFQRGEQLYRVRAVKDPLQIGFHLSATVVSPQAGQSKGAYNVAVMFDRCRITSCSCTCGAGAKWCAHVVALCLFRIHNASAVCLRAPVSESLSRLQRDQLQKFAQYLISELPQQILPTAQRLLDELLSSQSTAINTVCGAPDPTAGPSASDQSTWYLDESTLSDNIKKTLHKFCGPSPVVFSDVNSMYLSSTEPPAAAEWACLLRPLRGREPEGIWNLLSIVREMFKRRDSNAAPLLEILTEQCLTYEQIIGWWYSVRTSASHSSASGHTGRSNGQTEVAAHACASMCDEMVVLWRLAVLDPTMSPQRRLELAAQLKLWHLKVIEIVKRGQHRKSLDKLFQGFKPAVECCYFNWEVAYPLPGITYCGADKKNASFCWVRTVQQQRGAKAGTSGEPGEGARGGTSEGTSSEQKSRCNSHLPQQEVAVRPKETIVSKRKGVSGVNSGGVLVCLGGRVSISLQEGGKGMHKASSSSQTAGSKTKLIQSNKGSCGSSSGVSGKHPSAKRRTSSEDSSLEPDMAELSLDDGSSLALGAEASNTFDFLPPPPEMLPSPSPLLREPLKYSGNASKERAYETKRVLPSAADAHACSIAIPVVVAMEKKVEVEADLDENAGDEDPVDDTRPSAALPGKAQQGRREGDGSVVSGVSGPQAAEAAAGADAVCEDDYQAYYLSAASEEGADRGVADSNHEEEPDIFAGIKPLEQEGRMEILFACVEALYAHGYSNEACRLAVDLARDLLANPPDLKVEQPQTKGKKSKVSTSKQTQVATNTLSKVAFLLTVLSERLELHNLAFNTGMFSLELQRPPASTKALEVKLAYQESEVVALLKKIPLGLVEMTSIRDRAEQLRDGNFCDYRPVLPLMLASFIFDVLCTPVVSPTGSRPPSRNRNNEMPGDEELGFEAAVAALGMKTTVSEAEHPLLCEGTRREKGDLALALMITYKDDQSKLKKILDKLLDRESQTHKPQTLSSFYSSKPATSSQKSPSKHATHGASGATGGVSKHTPAATSSSSVQGVTGGGAAGQQGTLVGSGVQSAVTGEGIADNRDQEGAQSTSCEQQSEAAPFKPEGTVPSRLALGGRGAYGTRCWGSPVRQKKKHTGMASIDSSAPETTSDSSPTLSRRPFRGGWTAASWGRGQDSDSISSSSSDSLGSSSSSGSRRAGGGARAKSTDTSRYKGRRPESHAPHVPNQPSEAAAHFYFELAKTVLIKAGGNSSTSIFTQPSASGGHQGPHRNLHLCAFEIGLYALGLHNFVSPNWLSRTYSSHVSWITGDVDFGSAALNILVECWDGHLTPPEVASLADRASRARDPNMVRAAAELALSCLPHAHALNPNEIQRALVQCKEQDNVMLEKACMAVEEAAKGGGVYPEVLFEVAHQWYWLYEQTVGGGSGAQREGSGRCRANGGAGRTPPEGSCGILDNTGAMDPSGVAAVTTTVTAAAVVPVISVGSTIYQSHALPGSAMGHAQGLHPYTTIQTHLPTVCTPQYLGHPLQHIPRPAVFPVSGAAYPQGMHPAFIGAQYPFSVATGPHPPMAATAVTFPGVPMPSMTQIAVHPYHTAEALSTTVAGVHSGSTIQAIQGASHPGLSSQPASLVSAPFPVEDEQHSQPISQQGLHYLHSAYRVGMLALEMLGRRAHNDHPNNFSRSPPYTEDVKWLLGLAARLGVNHVYQFCVGAAKGVLSPFVLQEIIMEALQRLNPAHIHAHLRTPAFHQLVQRCQQAYLQYIHHRLIHLTPADYDDFVNIIRSARGAFCLTPVGMMQFNDVLQNLKRGKQTKELWQRISLEMATFSP